In one window of Desulfonatronum thioautotrophicum DNA:
- a CDS encoding ATP-binding protein, producing the protein MTRQLRDIVRIDEDLCDGCGICVPSCAEGAIEITDGKARLVAERYCDGLGACLGTCPKDAITVIKREADAFDEEAVEERLHELKAAESAQADQKPNAAPTLGCGCPGSAMTTFAPTRPSSGVSAAASGSRSGEQPVSALTHWPVQIRLIPPHAPFLKGANLLVAADCAPAAYPALHQELLPGKVIMLGCPKFDDAQSYVQRFVDIFNEAGINSITVLSMEVPCCAGLAEIVRRALIVSGKHIPYQEIVITRQGQIAPQGRAEFKGMQPI; encoded by the coding sequence ATGACCAGGCAACTGAGAGATATCGTGCGCATCGACGAAGATCTGTGCGACGGTTGCGGCATCTGCGTGCCCAGCTGCGCCGAGGGAGCCATTGAAATCACTGACGGCAAGGCCAGATTGGTGGCCGAGAGGTACTGCGACGGATTGGGCGCCTGCCTGGGGACCTGCCCCAAGGACGCCATCACGGTCATCAAGCGCGAGGCGGATGCCTTTGATGAGGAAGCCGTGGAAGAGCGGCTGCATGAACTCAAGGCCGCGGAGTCGGCCCAAGCCGACCAGAAGCCTAACGCTGCACCAACCCTGGGCTGCGGATGCCCCGGCTCGGCCATGACCACCTTTGCCCCGACCAGGCCATCATCCGGCGTTTCCGCTGCCGCCTCTGGTTCGCGTTCCGGGGAACAGCCGGTCTCGGCCCTGACCCATTGGCCGGTCCAGATTCGGCTGATTCCGCCGCACGCACCGTTTCTCAAGGGCGCGAATCTGCTGGTGGCCGCGGACTGCGCTCCGGCGGCCTACCCGGCCCTGCACCAGGAGCTACTACCCGGCAAGGTGATCATGCTCGGCTGCCCCAAATTCGACGACGCCCAGAGCTATGTTCAACGGTTTGTGGACATCTTTAACGAAGCCGGCATCAACAGCATCACCGTGCTTTCCATGGAAGTGCCCTGCTGCGCCGGTCTGGCCGAAATCGTTCGTCGGGCCTTGATCGTTTCCGGCAAGCACATCCCTTATCAGGAAATCGTGATCACCCGCCAAGGCCAAATCGCGCCGCAGGGCAGGGCGGAGTTTAAAGGCATGCAGCCCATTTAA
- a CDS encoding cupin domain-containing protein, translating into MKKINLFEANGFNDLGLSKYLVHDSPYFKILNFNFRAGQQLPIHSHDIEGQLSILVVEGEGEFLAQDTTLPAKPGDLLICDISVPHGIKATTDMRTLVTIAPPI; encoded by the coding sequence ATGAAGAAGATCAATCTGTTCGAAGCCAATGGATTCAACGACCTGGGCCTGAGCAAGTATCTGGTGCATGACTCGCCCTACTTCAAGATCCTGAACTTCAATTTTCGGGCCGGCCAGCAACTGCCCATCCACTCGCATGACATCGAAGGGCAGCTTTCCATCCTCGTTGTTGAGGGCGAAGGGGAATTTCTGGCCCAGGACACCACCCTCCCGGCCAAGCCAGGCGACCTCCTGATCTGCGACATCAGCGTGCCCCACGGCATCAAGGCGACCACGGACATGCGGACGTTGGTGACCATCGCCCCGCCGATCTGA
- a CDS encoding cupin domain-containing protein has protein sequence MSQDIQVISNPDEAELAKLGVRSWPIWSKEASEFPWSYDEREQCYLLEGEVDVTPDGGKSVRIQAGDLVTFPQGMSCHWRIFKDVRKHYQFG, from the coding sequence ATGTCCCAGGATATTCAGGTCATATCCAATCCCGATGAGGCGGAATTGGCCAAGCTTGGCGTCCGTTCCTGGCCGATCTGGAGCAAGGAGGCTTCAGAGTTTCCCTGGAGCTACGATGAACGGGAACAGTGTTATCTGCTGGAGGGGGAAGTGGACGTCACGCCGGATGGCGGCAAGTCCGTGCGCATCCAGGCCGGCGACCTGGTCACCTTCCCTCAAGGCATGTCCTGCCATTGGCGGATTTTCAAGGATGTGCGCAAGCACTATCAGTTTGGGTAG